The genomic interval CTTTTTTACCAGACCCGTCATGTCAACCATGGATATTTCCGGTAACTGTTCGATTCTTCTTCTGATGACTGATTCAGAAAGTTCACTCAATTCCAGAAAAGAGGCCATGTTATGCTCACCATAGGGTAAATCCTCTTTCAGCGTCAGGTTCAGTTTGAATACCGGAATATCTGTAGCGCTGGCTTTTACCACTCTTGGCCGGTCAATCGAACGTGGAATATAATTCATCGCCACATCAATCTTTTCATTGACTTCAATAAATGCTAAGTCAATATCAGCCCCGTATTTAAAATTAAGCTTAATAACTGAGTTCCCGTCTCGCGTCTCGGTTCTCAAGTCTTGTAGCTTGCCTACCTGCAGCAGCTGGCGTCTTATTGGGGATACAACCGAATTTTCAAGCTCACGCGCAGAGATGTTGTTTCCAGAAACCTGCACCGTAATTTCTGGGATTGGTATATTAGGCAATAATGAAACCGGAACATTCATATAGGTAATCATGCCTATAATGAAAAAAGCCGTGACCGCCATAAATACAGCAATAGGTCTGTTTATCAGGTGTCTAACCATTTTTTATTCCGTTACTTTTACCACTGTCTCATGCGCCAGGTTTACGTTACCGTCATAAATTACCTGATCGCCTTCGTTCAAGCCTTCAGCGATCATGTATTCAGAAGCGTTCTCACCGCCGACCGTCACATAATTCCACTGTGCTTTACCATTTTCGTAGGTAAAAACTACTTCTTTATTATTTCGCAACACCAATGCTTCCTTGGGTATTGTCAGCTGTTTGGCTAGCAGTTTCTGAATTTGCACCCTCACGTTCATTCCATCATACAGCTTCATGCCTCCAGTTTGCGAGATACCAGCTTGAATTTTCACCATGCCGTTTTTGTCGACCAGGGGGTTTATTTCCGTTATCCTTCCTTCAGCTACTTTGCCATTATAAGAGACAGGCATTACGCGTACTTTATTATTACTTTGAATAAGCTGTAATTCACTTTCCAGTACGCTGAAATCGACGTTAAAACTGCCCGTTGCCAGAACCGTACAAAACGGTTCATCTGAAGCGGGTATATTATGTTCCTGTGTAAAGAGGTTTGCGATGATACCTGAAAAAGGCGCATAAAGTACGGTGTTCTTTAGGTTGTGGTCAGCAAGCCGAAATTGAATAATAGACTTATCATATCCGCTACGAACCCTTGCCAACTCCATAATTGCTTTGGGAACGTTGACGGAGTCTTCCAGCGTATAGCCCTGACCGATCAAAACATCCTGTAATTCCAGTCGCGCTTGTTTTAAAGCATCTGAAGCCTGATCCAGTTCATTTTGATAGTTGAACCTGTCGAGACTTGCTATTTTCTGTCCGACAGCTACCCGCTGACCATTTTTGACATATATGTGCTCAATCACATCTGGCTGTTCAAACCTCAAGTCAGCTTTCTTTGCTGCGGACACAATACCATTCGAAACAATATCCCTATTGAAATCTTTGATTTCAACTGTTTTTACTTTAACAAGATTATCGGCATCTGGTAGGACGATGTTCTCCGTATTCTCGTTTTCATCCTTGTTTTTTGAATTTGAACAGGAAAAGAAAACCGTTGAAAAAACAACAGTAACTAAAAGGCATTTCGTTATAATATTTTCGGTCATAAGAATTGGCAAAACGTTTTTTTGTAAATCTACTGCCTAGCGAACGATGAACAAAAGAATATAAATAGTGAAATCTTACTCAATTCTTTCTCGAAATATTGTCTCTATTGGGGTAAATATTAGACCCAACTTTTCCGGGATTGGGGATTGAAAAAGAATTCAGAAAGAATTGAGTATCTCGATTATTGAAGAAAACGGATGATTAGGTAATATCTTTATTACATGTT from Pedobacter indicus carries:
- a CDS encoding efflux RND transporter periplasmic adaptor subunit; this translates as MTENIITKCLLVTVVFSTVFFSCSNSKNKDENENTENIVLPDADNLVKVKTVEIKDFNRDIVSNGIVSAAKKADLRFEQPDVIEHIYVKNGQRVAVGQKIASLDRFNYQNELDQASDALKQARLELQDVLIGQGYTLEDSVNVPKAIMELARVRSGYDKSIIQFRLADHNLKNTVLYAPFSGIIANLFTQEHNIPASDEPFCTVLATGSFNVDFSVLESELQLIQSNNKVRVMPVSYNGKVAEGRITEINPLVDKNGMVKIQAGISQTGGMKLYDGMNVRVQIQKLLAKQLTIPKEALVLRNNKEVVFTYENGKAQWNYVTVGGENASEYMIAEGLNEGDQVIYDGNVNLAHETVVKVTE